The following are encoded in a window of Flavobacterium cupriresistens genomic DNA:
- a CDS encoding protein-disulfide reductase DsbD family protein has product MNSNQSYQTIISKNGWHKTIVFLLFFIFAFAKGNAQILEPVKWTAKIEKKSGSNAVLIFDGVIEKEWHMYSQFTPDGGPLPLEIAFKNQKGNYTLVGKAKEGKTKTAFNDIFGVNETFFEGKAHIEQEITITNPDLKTVDVDFDFQVCKEVCINSSKKFSIVIPASFKMEAVATVSESKLDETKNAGLAVDTLTKEVVAPAAENVKTEVTSTTEKAEMPAPTSKRSLWSIFFIAFLSGFAALLTPCVFPMIPMTVSFFTKQSKSRAKGIRNAIIYGVSIIAIYVILGLIVTKIFGADALNALSTDVWFNLIFFVILIVFATSFLGAFEIMLPNSWANKADQQADRGGLIGILFMALALAIVSFSCTGPIVGTLLVEAASNGGIAPIVGMLGFSLALALPFMLFAMFPGWLNSLPKSGGWLNTVKVVLGFLELALAFKFLSNADLVLQLHFLEREVFIAIWIAIFGALTLYLFGKITLPHDSPLQHISVGRLYLGLLTLVFTFYLIPGLWGAPLKLISAFPPPPQYSESPFGVGGSAGSNAGSEEGLPEGAELGPHGIMVFHDYEDGLAFAKSVNKPIMLDFTGYACVNCRKMENNVWSDERILPILKNDVVLISLYVDDKRELPKEEQFTTVSGDEIITVGDKWTDFMISKYKTNTQPLYIITDLNGKNLHNDKPTISYVGADEYLKWLKEGITNFK; this is encoded by the coding sequence ATGAACTCAAATCAATCTTATCAGACGATTATCTCAAAAAATGGTTGGCATAAAACCATTGTATTTTTGTTATTTTTCATTTTTGCTTTTGCAAAAGGCAATGCTCAAATTTTAGAACCGGTAAAATGGACAGCTAAAATTGAAAAGAAATCAGGAAGTAATGCGGTTTTGATTTTTGATGGTGTGATAGAAAAAGAGTGGCATATGTATTCGCAATTTACGCCAGATGGAGGCCCGCTTCCGTTGGAAATTGCGTTTAAAAATCAAAAAGGGAATTATACTTTAGTAGGGAAAGCAAAAGAAGGTAAAACCAAAACGGCTTTCAATGATATTTTTGGTGTAAATGAAACTTTCTTTGAAGGGAAGGCACATATCGAACAGGAAATCACAATTACAAACCCGGATTTAAAGACCGTTGATGTTGACTTTGACTTTCAGGTTTGTAAAGAAGTTTGTATCAATTCCAGTAAAAAGTTCTCAATTGTAATTCCGGCATCCTTTAAAATGGAGGCAGTTGCGACAGTATCGGAATCAAAATTGGACGAAACTAAAAACGCGGGATTGGCTGTTGATACCTTAACAAAAGAGGTAGTGGCACCTGCAGCAGAAAACGTAAAAACAGAAGTTACTTCAACAACAGAAAAAGCAGAAATGCCGGCTCCCACTTCGAAAAGAAGTTTGTGGTCTATCTTTTTCATCGCATTTTTATCAGGTTTCGCAGCATTGTTAACGCCTTGTGTTTTTCCGATGATTCCAATGACGGTAAGTTTCTTTACAAAACAGAGTAAAAGCAGAGCAAAAGGGATTCGAAATGCTATTATTTACGGTGTTTCAATTATTGCTATTTATGTTATTTTGGGACTAATTGTGACTAAAATATTTGGAGCCGATGCATTAAATGCGTTGTCTACAGATGTTTGGTTTAATTTGATATTCTTCGTTATCCTTATTGTATTTGCTACTTCTTTCTTAGGGGCTTTTGAAATTATGTTGCCAAATTCATGGGCAAATAAAGCCGATCAGCAAGCAGACAGAGGAGGATTAATAGGGATATTGTTCATGGCATTGGCTCTGGCAATTGTTTCTTTTTCTTGTACAGGACCAATTGTAGGGACCTTATTAGTAGAAGCAGCTTCAAATGGAGGAATTGCTCCAATTGTCGGGATGTTAGGATTTTCGTTAGCTTTAGCGTTACCTTTTATGCTTTTTGCGATGTTCCCGGGTTGGTTAAATTCATTGCCAAAATCGGGTGGATGGTTGAATACGGTAAAAGTGGTTTTAGGATTTTTAGAATTGGCTTTGGCTTTTAAGTTTTTATCAAATGCCGATTTAGTTTTACAGCTGCATTTCTTAGAAAGAGAAGTTTTTATTGCAATCTGGATCGCCATTTTTGGAGCGTTGACTTTGTATTTGTTTGGGAAAATTACTTTACCTCACGATAGTCCATTGCAACATATTTCAGTAGGAAGATTGTATTTAGGATTGCTTACCTTGGTATTTACATTTTATTTAATTCCGGGTCTTTGGGGTGCGCCTTTAAAATTAATTAGTGCGTTTCCACCACCTCCACAGTATAGTGAAAGTCCATTTGGTGTTGGAGGATCAGCAGGTTCTAATGCAGGATCGGAAGAAGGATTACCGGAAGGAGCCGAATTGGGACCTCATGGGATCATGGTTTTTCACGATTATGAGGATGGATTGGCGTTTGCAAAATCGGTTAACAAACCTATAATGCTTGATTTCACCGGTTATGCTTGTGTAAATTGTCGAAAAATGGAAAATAATGTTTGGTCTGATGAAAGAATTTTGCCAATCTTAAAAAATGATGTCGTTCTGATCTCTCTTTATGTTGATGATAAAAGAGAATTACCGAAAGAAGAACAGTTTACAACAGTTTCAGGTGATGAAATCATTACAGTTGGTGATAAATGGACCGATTTTATGATTTCAAAGTATAAAACCAATACACAGCCATTATACATTATTACAGATTTAAATGGTAAAAATTTACATAATGATAAACCAACTATTAGTTATGTTGGTGCTGATGAGTATTTGAAATGGTTAAAAGAAGGGATCACTAATTTTAAATAG
- the tilS gene encoding tRNA lysidine(34) synthetase TilS — MLSKFQNHVASRFSFLENKKLFLAVSGGLDSMVLLHLLKQLPYEIAVLHCNFQLRGLESFSDQNFIQEYCDTNKTPVFITQFDTEAFAKDYKLSTQVAARELRYSWFYELLETENFDYILTAHHADDNLETFIINLARGTGLDGLIGIPEENDKIIRPLLPFSREEILKYAQENNIQWREDSSNASNKYLRNKIRHDLVPILKEINPNFLNAFQKTQSFLQEAQVMVEDASIMIYQQVAKEMEDDIHFDLIQLKKLPNYKSYLYQWLNEFGFVAWNDIYDLVDGQSGKQVFAAEFRLLKNRNTLILSPILEEDENEEYIINETDTDVNFPLKLRLCQVDDITIDSNKAIFVAVEKIRFPLILRKWNEGDLFYPFGMQGKSKKVSKLFKDEKLSLLEKEKTWILCSDNQIVWVVGIRQDERFKIENTTTKILKIELQ, encoded by the coding sequence ATGCTTTCAAAGTTTCAAAATCATGTCGCTTCCAGATTTTCTTTTTTAGAAAATAAAAAGCTCTTTCTTGCCGTTAGTGGAGGTTTAGACAGTATGGTTTTACTGCATTTGCTCAAACAATTACCATATGAAATTGCGGTTTTGCATTGTAATTTCCAACTTCGTGGCTTAGAAAGTTTTAGTGATCAGAATTTCATCCAGGAGTACTGCGACACAAATAAAACCCCTGTTTTTATAACACAGTTTGATACGGAGGCTTTTGCAAAAGACTATAAACTTTCGACTCAGGTTGCGGCTCGTGAGTTGCGCTACAGTTGGTTTTATGAGCTTTTGGAAACCGAAAATTTCGATTATATTCTAACAGCGCACCATGCCGATGATAATCTGGAGACTTTTATTATCAACTTAGCAAGAGGTACGGGATTGGATGGATTAATCGGAATACCGGAAGAAAATGATAAAATTATTCGTCCGCTTTTGCCTTTTTCAAGAGAGGAAATCTTGAAGTATGCTCAGGAAAATAATATCCAATGGAGAGAAGACAGCAGTAATGCCTCTAATAAATACCTCAGAAATAAAATCCGCCATGATTTAGTTCCGATTTTAAAAGAAATCAATCCTAATTTTTTGAATGCTTTTCAAAAAACACAGTCTTTTTTGCAGGAAGCACAGGTGATGGTCGAGGATGCTTCGATCATGATTTACCAACAGGTGGCCAAAGAGATGGAGGATGATATTCACTTTGATTTGATTCAGCTTAAAAAGTTACCCAATTATAAATCGTATCTATACCAATGGTTGAATGAATTTGGATTTGTTGCTTGGAATGATATTTACGACTTAGTGGATGGACAATCCGGAAAGCAAGTTTTTGCAGCGGAATTTCGCTTGTTGAAAAACAGAAATACATTGATTTTATCCCCGATTTTAGAAGAGGATGAAAATGAGGAATATATAATTAATGAAACAGATACAGACGTTAATTTTCCCTTAAAATTAAGGCTTTGTCAGGTAGATGACATTACTATAGATTCAAATAAGGCTATATTTGTTGCTGTCGAAAAAATCCGGTTTCCTTTGATTTTACGTAAATGGAATGAGGGAGATCTTTTCTATCCTTTTGGAATGCAGGGTAAATCTAAGAAAGTGAGCAAACTCTTTAAAGATGAAAAATTGTCTCTGCTTGAAAAAGAAAAAACATGGATTTTGTGTTCTGACAACCAGATTGTCTGGGTGGTTGGAATTCGCCAGGACGAACGATTTAAAATTGAAAATACAACTACTAAAATACTTAAAATAGAATTACAATAA
- a CDS encoding PDDEXK nuclease domain-containing protein: MLVNQSIISDIKTIVAQSKDKAIRSVDHHRTLMYWDIGKRIFEEEQEGKDRADYGKYLTEYIANELEPEYGSGFSKRQIELFRQFYRNFPITNTLYSQLSWSQYKLLIRIDNQDKIAFYIAETVKNNWTVRQLERQIYSSLYERLLLSNDKENVLAVAQNEKQPSDAKEIIKDPMYLEFLGLKREASYYEKDLESAIITHLQDFLLELGNGFSFVARQKRIHIDGDEFFVDLVFYNRLLQCFVIIEIKTHKLTHQDIGQLQMYVNYYDRIEILPHENPTIGILLCANKNDAVVKFTLPEEQKQIITSQYTLYLPTEKQLLDEVNKELESFEEKDSD, encoded by the coding sequence ATGCTTGTAAACCAATCTATAATATCAGATATAAAAACCATTGTTGCCCAGTCAAAAGACAAGGCAATCCGTTCCGTTGACCATCATCGAACGCTGATGTATTGGGATATTGGTAAACGTATTTTTGAAGAAGAACAAGAAGGAAAAGATCGTGCAGATTATGGTAAATACCTCACCGAATATATCGCAAATGAATTAGAACCCGAATATGGCAGTGGTTTTTCAAAAAGACAGATAGAACTGTTTCGGCAGTTCTATCGTAATTTCCCAATTACGAATACACTGTATTCGCAATTGAGTTGGAGCCAATATAAATTACTCATAAGGATTGATAATCAAGATAAAATAGCTTTTTATATTGCCGAAACGGTAAAGAATAATTGGACAGTAAGGCAGTTGGAAAGGCAAATTTATAGCAGTTTGTATGAGCGCCTTTTATTGAGTAATGATAAAGAAAATGTATTGGCAGTAGCCCAAAATGAAAAACAACCTTCCGATGCTAAAGAAATTATTAAAGACCCGATGTATTTGGAGTTTTTGGGGTTAAAAAGAGAAGCGTCATACTACGAAAAGGACTTAGAAAGTGCCATTATCACACATTTGCAAGACTTTTTATTGGAATTGGGTAACGGGTTTTCTTTTGTAGCAAGGCAGAAAAGAATACATATTGATGGCGATGAGTTTTTTGTAGACTTGGTATTTTACAATCGTCTTTTGCAATGTTTTGTAATTATTGAAATCAAAACACATAAACTAACGCATCAAGATATTGGTCAATTGCAGATGTATGTGAATTATTATGACCGCATAGAAATATTACCTCACGAAAACCCAACCATTGGTATTTTACTCTGTGCAAATAAAAATGATGCGGTAGTAAAATTCACGCTACCAGAAGAGCAAAAACAAATTATTACCAGCCAGTATACACTTTACCTGCCAACTGAAAAACAGCTTTTGGATGAGGTAAATAAAGAGCTGGAGAGTTTTGAAGAGAAGGATAGCGATTAA
- a CDS encoding ammonium transporter yields MRKIILSVILITILVLTFVSNFMLSDNPIPAEAVKFDTGDTAWMIVATAFVLLMTPGLGFFYGGMVGKKNVISTMLQSFMAMVIVTLLWVFVAFGLAFGPTIGGIIGDPMPNLFFQGVGTNTAWSLAPTIPFMLFALFQAKFAIITPALITGAFAERVRFWAYLLFMVLFILLIYAPLCHMTWHPEGIFFKMGVLDFAGGTVVHMSAGWAALAGAIFLGKRKIQKVNPARITYVLLGTGLLWFGWFGFNAGSALGANGLAVQALGTTTVAAAAAAMAWVFLDKILGHKLSALGACIGAVVGLVAITPAAGFVSIPHAIFIGLFAAIVSNLVVSKFPKGKIDDALDVFACHGVGGMVGMLLTGVFASKAINPAVGDNQGLIFGSPTLFINQLTALIVVSLFAFVGSYVLFFVVNKITPLRVTEEKEELGLDISQHGEFL; encoded by the coding sequence ATGCGAAAAATTATTTTAAGTGTGATTCTTATCACTATTTTAGTACTAACCTTTGTCTCGAATTTTATGCTATCAGATAACCCAATTCCTGCTGAAGCTGTAAAGTTTGATACAGGAGATACAGCCTGGATGATTGTAGCAACTGCCTTTGTATTGCTTATGACACCTGGATTAGGATTTTTCTACGGAGGCATGGTCGGTAAGAAAAACGTAATCAGCACCATGCTACAAAGTTTTATGGCCATGGTTATTGTTACTCTCCTATGGGTTTTCGTTGCTTTTGGGCTGGCATTTGGGCCAACTATTGGAGGAATTATCGGTGATCCAATGCCTAATTTATTCTTTCAGGGGGTTGGTACTAATACCGCATGGAGTCTTGCTCCTACGATTCCTTTTATGTTATTCGCATTATTTCAGGCTAAGTTTGCCATCATAACCCCTGCTTTAATTACAGGTGCTTTTGCAGAACGCGTACGTTTCTGGGCTTACTTATTATTCATGGTTTTATTCATATTACTTATATATGCCCCATTGTGCCACATGACTTGGCACCCGGAAGGTATTTTCTTTAAGATGGGCGTATTAGACTTCGCCGGAGGAACAGTTGTACATATGAGTGCCGGCTGGGCTGCATTGGCAGGAGCCATCTTTTTAGGCAAAAGAAAAATTCAAAAAGTAAATCCTGCAAGAATTACCTATGTATTATTAGGGACTGGTTTATTGTGGTTTGGATGGTTTGGTTTTAATGCCGGTTCAGCTTTAGGCGCAAACGGACTAGCAGTACAGGCTTTAGGAACCACAACTGTCGCCGCTGCCGCTGCCGCAATGGCTTGGGTTTTCCTTGACAAAATTCTAGGTCATAAATTATCTGCTTTGGGAGCTTGTATCGGAGCTGTGGTAGGACTTGTTGCCATTACACCTGCTGCCGGTTTTGTAAGCATTCCGCATGCTATCTTTATTGGTCTTTTTGCTGCTATTGTGAGTAACCTTGTTGTCAGCAAATTTCCTAAAGGTAAAATCGATGATGCATTGGATGTTTTTGCCTGCCACGGTGTAGGTGGTATGGTAGGAATGTTATTAACCGGAGTTTTCGCTTCTAAAGCAATCAATCCGGCAGTTGGAGATAATCAAGGCCTAATTTTCGGTTCACCTACCTTGTTCATAAACCAATTAACTGCTTTAATAGTAGTTTCGCTTTTTGCTTTTGTAGGTTCATATGTACTATTTTTCGTTGTAAATAAAATCACTCCGCTAAGAGTTACGGAAGAAAAAGAAGAACTAGGTTTGGACATCTCTCAACACGGAGAATTTTTATAA